CCTCCTGGCCGTGCTGCTCCGGCTGCGCCGTGAAACCCAACCCCACGGAGGGACctcggtgggtgctgggggggagccccccaccccgcagcgTCAGGATGAGATTTGGGGGATCGGCGGGGGACACTTGAGCCGACGCGTTGCAGGTGACACGCGTCTCTTTGCCCGCCACCGTGTCACCCTCCAGGTAAATTTGGGGGGGCGAGAACCCTGCGGGGAAGGACAAGGTGGGGGGGTGGAGGTgactgggagggtgctgggacccccagtgccacccacccCCCCCGATGCCGCAGTCCTTACGGTAAGCACGGAGGGTGGTGGTGGCGATATGCCGCTGCTCCCCGAAAACGCCGAAGCACTGGAGCTTCAAGGTCCAGTCGGtgacgctggggatgctgagggACACCCAGGCGGGTCCCCGCGTCACCATCTTGGTGATGGGGACCTCCCAGTTCAACCGGCTGTGGTTACGGCAAGAGCTGGTGCAattgaggaggagggaggcgccGAACTCCACCGTCGGCTCCTCGGGGGAGATGGACACCTGGCACGGAACGGGGTGCCCTGGGAGAGGGCACCCAGTTACGGCAGGACCCGCTTGGGGTCCCGGCACTGGGTgcgaccccccccaccccgccaagATCCGGCGCCCGTCAGCCAAGTCCTGCCCAGGATGTGGCTAAAAAAACCGGCCGCTTCCACGccagcaccccccccgccggcggctgcGGTGCCGTGCCCGGCCCCACCGTacccccaaaccagccctgtGGTGGGGGGCCGGTGCTGGGACCCCCCTAAACCACCCTCAGCTTCTTCCACCGCCTCaccggcagggacccccccacaccgGCACCCAACCGCAACGCCGGCGGGGTCCCAGCGTCCCGGCCAAGCCTGGCaatggcggggggtgggggaaacacgtcccccccctgccccccaacttACCCCCCGGCACGAAGAGGCAGAGCAAGGCCAACACCCCCCAGCTCCGGCAGGGATCCATCGTCCAGCACCGGTGAGCGCGGCGCTgccggcaggcagggagggaagcgTCGCTTCTTACCacatttcctccctttcctctgcaACGGCCCCCGCCTTCCCGAGCCGCAgccctggggggccgggggggggggaaacagcCAGGCCCACCCCCCTCCTGCCTCACCGGTGACACCCAGAAATCCCAACCGCCGTCCCGGTGAGAGAAGCCCCCACCGAAACACTCGCCGGCTCCGGCAAGGGCGGCCGGACCCCGGCacgttggggtgggggggctgcagctctgccccttGGCAGGAGGATGGCGGGGGGGGGCCAGGCTTGCTGTCGGGGGGGCACGAACCCCTCTGCCTTGGTGGCCCCGAAAATCCCGGCCACCCACAGACACCGAAGCCACGCGGCACCCCACGGTCCGGCAAATatgggggggggctgcaaaggGACTGCAAATATGGGGGGACCGCAAAAGGGCTGCTAATACGGGGGGGCTGAAAGGGGCCTGCTAATATAGGGGGGGCTACAGAGCGACTGCTAATATAGGGGGGCCGCAGAGGGGCTGCAAATATGGGGGGGCCACAAAGGGACTGCAAATATAGGGGGGGCCACAAAGGGGCTGTAAACATGGGGGGGGCTGCAAAGGGGCTGTAAATACGGGGGGGCTGCAAAGGGACTGTAAATATGGGGGGGCTGCAAAGGGACTGCTAATACGGGGGGGCCACAAAGGGACTGTAAACATGGGGGGGGCTGCAAATACGAGGGGCTGCAAAGGGACTGTAAATATGGGGGGCTGCAAACATGGGGGGCTGCGAAGGGATTGTAAACATGGGGGGGGCTGCAAATATGGGGGGCTGCAAAGGGACTGCTAATACGGGGGGGCCGCAAAGGGACTGCAAATGGGGGGGGCCGCAAAGGGACTGCTAATACGGGGGGGCTGCAAAGGGACTGCTAATATGGGGGGGCCGCAAAGGGACTGCAAATGGGGGGGGCCGCAAAGGGACTGCTAATACGGGGGGGCTGCAAAGGGACTGCAAATGGGGGGGGCCGCAAAGGGACTGCTAATacgggggggctgcagaggcaCTGCTAATATGGGGGGGCCGCAAAACGAGGTGGgagcaaacccccccccccccagcacaaagaaaagcaacaaccGGGAGAAACCTCGCTTTAATGGCCACGGCAGCACGGCCCTCCCCAAAAAACCGTGTCCGAAGGGATGGGGGCCAGATCCTGtcttttgggggggctggatccTGCCCGGGGGGGGTCTCACCCTGCCTGCGGGGGGGTCTAGGGGAAGTCGCTGTAGGGCATGGAGAAGGGGTAGAGCGCCGAGTAACGGGTGTCGTGCCACAGCAGCTTCTTCTCCAGGAAGGCGACGGTGTCCAGCGTCAGCACCAGCGTCTCGTGCTTCAGCATGCTGTGCACGTTGAGACCtgtggaggcaggaggaagggggggtttagggggggtCCCTGTCAGGTTTTGGGGGTCCTCGTCAAGTTTGGGGGGCCCCcgttgggtttggggggggctccgTGGCGTCACCGCGGAGCTCTCACCTAACGCCGGGATGAGGTTGATGGTTTTCAGGCCGGCTGCCGCGGTTCCGATGTTCTCCGGTATCTCGTTGCTGGAGGAAAGTGGGTGAAAtgaggtgggggggggacacccggaCCCCCACCCAGGCGCTGCCCGTCCCTGGGGCTCCCCCTGCACCCGCGCTGCCCGCACTCACACATCGACGATGAGGACGGAGCGGCCCCAGTGCCGGTACCGCGCCAGGTCCAGTAGATACTGGGGGTCGGCGGTGGGTATCTCCAGGCTGTCGACGATGTGGAGGTCATCCTGTGAGGAAAGGGGGGGACATCGAGGATGAAGGGGGTCCCTaaaccccctgggagcccccccaaaacatcGAGGACCTCATACCTGCATCAGCTTCACCGTCAGTGCCACCTTcagccccagcacccgcacctTCATGGGCAGCATGTAGAAGTAGCTGGTGGGACCCCGCGGCCCGTGGGCGATGCCCCCTGCGAGGGGTCCCGGCTCAGtgacccccccaaacctggccgcagccccccccccaccatcTGGGGGTCCCCCGGACCCGTAGCCACTCACCCCCGCGCCACAGGGGCGAGCGGATGCTGCCGTGCCGGGCCCTGCCTGATCCTTTCTGCCGCCATGGCTTCCTGCCGCCCCCCCGCACCTCCGCCCGCGTCTTCACCTTGGCGTAGCTctgcgggggggggacacatggggacagggccctcatgtccccccccccccgcccccctccccacgcAGGGAGGGGACTCAGGGGTCCTGGTCCCAGCCGCCTCCTCTGTGGCAAGGCGACAGGCCCTGTGCCCCCCCAAGACTCTGCCTCCCaggtcccccccttcccctccccagaccttccctcccccccccagacctccccttcccctcctcagatctccttttcctccctaaaacctctctctccatccccagacctccccttcccctccctgtcccccctttcccctccccaggccctccctcaccccccccaacctcctctccccctcctcgatctccccttcccctccctgtccccccccagacctccccttcccctccctgtcccccctttcccctccccaggcccttccttgccccccccaacctcctctctccccctagaccccccccttcccctccccagaccacCTTCGCTTCCCCAAAACCTCCATCTCCagacctccccttcccctccccaagccccctctcccccccaagcctccctctcctccccccagccctccttctgcccccccagctcccctctgccccccgaaacccctccttgcccccccaaaacctccccctgcccccccaaaacccctccccaagCCACCTCTCTCCCCAAgcctccctgtcctccccccagctccccttctgcccctccagcccccttctgccccccccaaaccccttcccaagctcccctctcctcccccagcgcTCCTTCAGCCCTCTCCaagcccccctctgcccccccca
The genomic region above belongs to Calonectris borealis chromosome 31, bCalBor7.hap1.2, whole genome shotgun sequence and contains:
- the LOC142073963 gene encoding intercellular adhesion molecule 4-like, whose protein sequence is MDPCRSWGVLALLCLFVPGGHPVPCQVSISPEEPTVEFGASLLLNCTSSCRNHSRLNWEVPITKMVTRGPAWVSLSIPSVTDWTLKLQCFGVFGEQRHIATTTLRAYRFSPPQIYLEGDTVAGKETRVTCNASAQVSPADPPNLILTLRGGGLPPSTHRGPSVGLGFTAQPEQHGQEVTCEAALRLGHRTVNASATVTLWVWAAPHNVRVWAPRTVFTAGANLTVTCRAEGNPPPQLRWELPTNASLELWDGGTTVIIPAAQRAHGGTYRCLAENRYGAGAASVDILFQGSSRSPLIPVAVTLAALTVLAILAGSWWLYHARGWKPMPDGSQPG
- the MRPL4 gene encoding large ribosomal subunit protein uL4m, encoding MIRAGGLRAAAAAVRAWAWARGRAGAAGVSSAPAGPPGAPEPRREKLLLSPLPRSPVLRACSVPVPPHRSPVQAWVESLRHHDDERRGLTDLHPDVFAVRPRLDILHTVAMWQKNFKRISYAKVKTRAEVRGGGRKPWRQKGSGRARHGSIRSPLWRGGGIAHGPRGPTSYFYMLPMKVRVLGLKVALTVKLMQDDLHIVDSLEIPTADPQYLLDLARYRHWGRSVLIVDVNEIPENIGTAAAGLKTINLIPALGLNVHSMLKHETLVLTLDTVAFLEKKLLWHDTRYSALYPFSMPYSDFP